Proteins co-encoded in one Streptococcus pyogenes genomic window:
- a CDS encoding zinc-dependent alcohol dehydrogenase family protein: MKAATYLSTGNLQLIDKPKPVIIKPTDAIVQLVKTTICGTDLHILGGDVPACKEGTILGHEGIGIVKEVGDAVTNFKIGDKVIISCVTSCHTCYYCKRGLSSHCQDGGWILGHLINGTQAEYVHIPHADGSLYHAPDTIDDEALVMLSDILPTSYEIGVLPSHVKPGDNVCIVGAGPVGLAALLTVQFFSPANIIMVDLSQNRLEAAKTFGATHTICSGSSEEVKAIIDDITNGRGVDISMECVGYPATFDICQKIISVGGHIANVGVHGKPVDFNLDELWIKNITLNTGLVNANTTEMLLNVLKTGKIDATRLITHHFKLSEVEKAYETFKHAGANNALKVIIDNDIS, encoded by the coding sequence ATGAAAGCAGCAACTTACCTTTCAACCGGAAATCTACAGCTCATAGACAAACCAAAACCAGTCATTATAAAGCCTACAGATGCTATCGTCCAGTTGGTAAAAACCACTATTTGTGGAACTGATTTGCATATCTTAGGTGGGGATGTTCCCGCATGTAAAGAAGGAACAATCCTTGGTCATGAAGGAATTGGAATTGTTAAGGAGGTCGGTGATGCGGTTACTAACTTTAAAATCGGAGATAAAGTGATTATTTCTTGCGTCACATCATGTCATACCTGTTATTATTGTAAACGAGGCCTTTCGTCACATTGTCAAGATGGCGGTTGGATTCTTGGCCATTTAATTAATGGAACACAAGCAGAATATGTCCATATCCCACATGCAGATGGTAGTCTCTATCATGCTCCTGATACGATTGATGATGAGGCACTTGTCATGCTTTCTGATATTTTACCAACTTCATATGAAATTGGTGTCTTGCCATCACATGTCAAGCCTGGAGATAATGTTTGTATTGTTGGTGCCGGTCCAGTAGGACTCGCAGCCCTACTAACCGTTCAATTTTTCTCTCCAGCCAATATTATTATGGTCGACTTATCTCAAAATCGCCTTGAAGCAGCTAAAACATTTGGAGCCACACACACGATTTGTTCAGGAAGTAGTGAAGAAGTCAAGGCTATCATTGACGATATAACCAATGGACGTGGTGTCGATATTTCCATGGAGTGTGTTGGTTATCCCGCGACATTTGATATTTGTCAAAAAATTATATCAGTAGGTGGGCATATTGCTAACGTTGGGGTTCATGGGAAACCAGTTGATTTCAACCTGGATGAATTATGGATTAAAAATATCACCTTAAACACTGGACTTGTTAATGCCAATACAACTGAAATGCTACTAAATGTCTTGAAAACTGGAAAGATTGACGCAACAAGACTTATTACACATCATTTTAAACTTTCAGAAGTTGAAAAAGCTTATGAAACCTTTAAACATGCTGGTGCAAATAACGCCTTGAAAGTTATTATTGATAATGATATTAGCTAA
- the aphA gene encoding acid phosphatase AphA codes for MKKEFTSILFTVSFCGIIALPVEASGPKVPYTQEGITAISNQATVKLISIADIASSLEGQKPITVSFDIDDTLLFTSQYFQYGKEYITPGSFDFLHKQKFWDLVAKRGDQDSIPKEYAKQLIAMHQKRGDKIVFITGRTRGSMYKKGEIDKTAKSLAKDFKLDKPIAINYTGDKAVKPYQYDKTYYIKKNGSQIHYGDSDEDINAAKEAGARPIRILRAPNSTNLPLPKAGGYGEEVLENSAY; via the coding sequence ATGAAAAAAGAATTTACCAGTATCCTGTTTACAGTTAGTTTTTGTGGAATCATAGCATTGCCTGTCGAAGCTAGTGGCCCTAAAGTTCCTTATACACAAGAAGGTATAACGGCCATTTCAAATCAGGCAACAGTAAAATTGATTTCTATTGCTGATATCGCGAGCAGTTTAGAAGGACAAAAACCTATAACGGTTAGTTTTGATATCGATGATACTTTGTTATTTACTAGCCAATATTTTCAGTACGGCAAAGAATATATAACTCCAGGCTCATTTGATTTTTTGCATAAGCAAAAATTTTGGGACTTGGTCGCTAAACGGGGAGATCAGGATTCTATTCCAAAAGAGTATGCAAAGCAACTAATCGCAATGCATCAAAAACGAGGAGATAAAATTGTCTTTATTACTGGCCGAACTCGAGGATCGATGTATAAAAAAGGTGAGATTGATAAAACAGCTAAGTCACTGGCTAAAGATTTTAAGTTAGACAAGCCAATAGCTATCAATTATACAGGAGATAAAGCTGTGAAGCCGTATCAGTATGATAAAACATATTATATAAAGAAAAACGGCTCACAAATTCATTACGGAGATAGTGATGAAGATATAAATGCTGCCAAAGAGGCAGGTGCAAGACCTATTCGCATTTTAAGAGCTCCTAATTCAACCAATCTTCCTTTGCCAAAAGCTGGAGGATACGGAGAAGAGGTTTTAGAAAATTCGGCTTATTAG